The genomic segment CCGACCTTGGATGACGGGCAGGCGCTGGCCGCATATCGTGGCTCGTGGCTGCCGCGTAAGATCGTGGACATCCCGGCGCTGGATAGCTGCCGCAAGTGGCGCGACTGGCAGGCCAAGAATGATGAGATCGAACTCATCGAGGCGGAAGAGAACCGGCTGAACCTGAAGGGCAAGGTGCTGGATGCTCTGATCAAGGCTCGGCTTCTTGGTGGCGGCGCAATCTTCATCGGGACAGGTGATGCCAACCCAGAGGAGCCGCTTGACTATGAGAAGGTCCAGAAGGACGGCCTGAAATACCTTACCGTGCTTTCCAAGCGCGATATGTCGGCAGGACCGATCGATCAGGATGTGAACTCGGATTTTCATGGCAAGCCGTCATACTACGAGGTGACCGGCAACAACGCGATGGTGCGAATCCATCCGTCGCGTCTCGTGATCTTCGCCGGTGCCAAGCATCCAGACAGCCTCATGATGGGCATTCAGGACGGCTGGGGCGATAGTGTGCTGACTGCAACGCTCGATGCCATCAAAAACGCAGACAGCACGGCAGGCAACATCGCCTCGCTCGTGTTCGAAGCCAAGATCGATATCATCCGCGTTCCCAACTTCATGGCCTCGCTTGGCAATGAAGAATACAAGCGCAAGATCCTAGAGCGCTACACGCTGGCCAACATGTCCAAGGGCATCAACGGCACGCTGCTGCTCGACAAGGAAGAGGAATACGAGACCAAGTCTGCCCAGCTGGCAGGACTGACCGACATCCTCATGGCCTTCATGCAGATCGTGTCCGGTGCTGCCGATATCCCGGTTACACGCCTTCTAGGGCAGTCACCAGCGGGCATGAATGCAACCGGCACCAGCGACATGAAGAACTATCATGATCGCATCCAGTCGATACAACAGCTGGAAATGACGCCCGCCCTGCACAAGCTGGATGAAGTGCTTATCCGGTCCGCGCTCGGCAAGCGCCCGCCTGAAATCCATTATGTCTGGTCACCACTTGAGCAGATGAGTGAAAAGGAACGGGCCGACATCTTCAAGCTCAACGCCGATGCGGCACGCCAGCTTGTTGGCTCTGGAACGGGGCAAGAGATCATCACCCGTGAGGCTGTATCGAAGGCTCTGGTCAATCGACTGGTCGAGGATGGCGTTCTGCCAGGTCTTGAGGATGCCGTTGACGAGTTTGGCGGCATCGAAGAGCAAGAGCCAACCGAAGAAGAGCTTGCAGCCGCAGCAGGTGCCCAGCAGGCAGCAAACACCAACAACGTGACCCGGATGCAGCAGGCGGCGAACGATGCCGCTCCACGGACGCTGTATGTGTCCCGCAAGGTGGTCAACGCTGCTGATCTGATCGCATGGGCAAAGGGGCAGGGGTTTAAGACCACGCTTCCAGCCGATGATCTGCACGTAACCATAGCATTCAGCCGCGCGCCGGTGGATTGGATGAAGGTCGGTGAAGCTTGGCAGAGTGAGCTAAAGCTTGCCGCCGGTGGGCCGCGTCTGATGGAACGGTTCGGTGAAGCTCGGGTGCTGCTGTTCAAGGCCAGTGAGCTTGAGTGGCGACATGAAGCAATGAAGGCGGCTGGCGCATCGTGGGATCACGAGGAATACCAGCCGCACATCACCATCAGCTATGACCCGGAATCGCCTGACCTCGCCGACGTCGAGCCCTATCAGGGTGAGATCATCTTGGGGCCGGAGATGTTTGCCGAGGTCAAGGAGGGGTAAGGGTTTAGGAGTGAACCATAAGTGGGGCTGATCCTTGGGTGTTCCGATGATCTTCGGATGCCCAAAGTCGCCAAGCGCGAGTAAATACGCAGTTCGACTCATAGGACGAAATTCGTAAAGTAGCCAAGTTGAGATGGCCACCTCGCAATTTCATATCGGTCTTATTAGCTCCAATAACGAGCTTCAGTCCGGATGCTCCAATTTCCAGTGTCCCGGCTCTCTCTGCCAATGAAGAATCGGAAGTGAAACTCGCATCAGGCTCTATTTCGAAAACCCAGTCAGACCCGTAAGTTAGGCAAAGTTCTTCATTGTTGAACCTGTCAATGTAAGGCTCCGATCCTTGCTCTCCCACGAAACACGCGACCAGTGTTTGGTCATACTCAGGGTTCTGAGAGATAACGATGCCTAAGTCGGCCACACCGCTGTTTGGGATAATTACAAGTTCCCCTACGGCGACTGCCGAAAGCACCTTC from the Agrobacterium vaccinii genome contains:
- a CDS encoding anti-CBASS protein Acb1 family protein → MGNNDVRLNDSLTSLVSRMGTDRDKAATVFYTHPTLDDGQALAAYRGSWLPRKIVDIPALDSCRKWRDWQAKNDEIELIEAEENRLNLKGKVLDALIKARLLGGGAIFIGTGDANPEEPLDYEKVQKDGLKYLTVLSKRDMSAGPIDQDVNSDFHGKPSYYEVTGNNAMVRIHPSRLVIFAGAKHPDSLMMGIQDGWGDSVLTATLDAIKNADSTAGNIASLVFEAKIDIIRVPNFMASLGNEEYKRKILERYTLANMSKGINGTLLLDKEEEYETKSAQLAGLTDILMAFMQIVSGAADIPVTRLLGQSPAGMNATGTSDMKNYHDRIQSIQQLEMTPALHKLDEVLIRSALGKRPPEIHYVWSPLEQMSEKERADIFKLNADAARQLVGSGTGQEIITREAVSKALVNRLVEDGVLPGLEDAVDEFGGIEEQEPTEEELAAAAGAQQAANTNNVTRMQQAANDAAPRTLYVSRKVVNAADLIAWAKGQGFKTTLPADDLHVTIAFSRAPVDWMKVGEAWQSELKLAAGGPRLMERFGEARVLLFKASELEWRHEAMKAAGASWDHEEYQPHITISYDPESPDLADVEPYQGEIILGPEMFAEVKEG